TGCCATTACAAAGGCTCCGGTGCTGGCCCCTAAAATTATAATTAGTACAAGAGTAAGAAAATATTTATTCGTAGTATCACCCTATTAAATATGGGTGTCCAGTTATTTAAGTCGTTTTATAGGATTTAAAATAATAATTCAATTCCTATTGGGCAATGATCTGACCCATATATATCCTTCATTATAAAAGCCGAGTTTAGCTTTTCAATTAAATTATTACTTATGTAGAAATAATCAATTCTCCATCCAACATTTCTCTCTCTTGCTTTACTTTTATAGTCCCACCAGCTGTAATTATTCGGATCTTTGTTAAAATACCTGAATGTATCGATAAATCCTATTTCTAAGAATTTGTCAATCCATGCTCTTTCTTCGGGCAAGAAACCAGATATCTTCTCATTTTCTTTTGGTCTTGCAATATCAATTTCCTTGTGCGCTGTGTTTACATCTCCACATACTACTATATTCTTACCTTGATCAAGCAAATTTTTAGTATACGCTAAGAACATTTCATAAAAATCCATTTTATACTGGAGCCTTTCACTTGACATCTTTCCATTAGGAAAATATACATTTAATAAAATAAATTCTGGATATTGAAGAATTAATGCCCTCCCTTCAGCGTCAAATTTAGTTACACCAAAGTTAGTCTTTACAGATAATGGTTTTTCTTTTGAATACACCCCTACGCCACTGTAGCCTTTACGTTCTGGAGAAGAAAAAAATGAATTATACTTTGATATCTCTTTTAAGTCATTTGGAATATCTTCCTCTCGCCCCTTTGTTTCTTGTATACATAGTATATCTAGATTATTTTTTTCTATGAACTCTATAAATCCTTTTTTTGCGACTGAACGAACTCCATTTACATTCCAGGACACAATTCTAAA
The Methanofastidiosum sp. genome window above contains:
- the xth gene encoding exodeoxyribonuclease III translates to MKNFRIVSWNVNGVRSVAKKGFIEFIEKNNLDILCIQETKGREEDIPNDLKEISKYNSFFSSPERKGYSGVGVYSKEKPLSVKTNFGVTKFDAEGRALILQYPEFILLNVYFPNGKMSSERLQYKMDFYEMFLAYTKNLLDQGKNIVVCGDVNTAHKEIDIARPKENEKISGFLPEERAWIDKFLEIGFIDTFRYFNKDPNNYSWWDYKSKARERNVGWRIDYFYISNNLIEKLNSAFIMKDIYGSDHCPIGIELLF